In Candidatus Nitrospira nitrosa, the genomic stretch TTGTCCACGGCCACAAGTCAGGAATCCATTGATCGCACGAACACCGAGATCAAGGGGATCCTGGATGCGAGCCCGCTTGAGAGGATTCGGTGCGGCAGTATGCAGCGGATACGAATGACTCGTCTTCAACGCTCCCTTACCGTCGATGGGATCCCCGCATCCATCCAGAATCCGGCCTAACAAGCCGGACCCGACTGCGAGGCTCGCCACTTGGCCGGTCATGGTGATGCGGCTAGCGGGTCCGATCCCGCGCATATCTCCAAGCGGCATTAGCAACACACGGTCTCCACGAAATCCGACCACCTCCGCCGTAATCGGAGCTTCACCCACTTCCCTGGTAATGCGGCAGAGCTCGCCGATGGTCGTCATCGGGCCATAGCCTTCCACCACCATCCCTACGGCCTGGGCCACTCGTCCGGATATCTCAAGCGGTTCGATGTGCTCAAGAAGATGACTAAGACTCATGAGGCACCCCATGCTGCACGGCCCGTCCCTAAACGAGCTGCCTGCATCTCAAGGGACGCATCCACCATCCCTGTACCGGCCATCATCTGGTCGTAGTCTTTTACCACCACCCCCCCACGGCCTGGGCCACCCGTCCGGATATCTCAAGCGGTTCAATGTGCTCAAGGAGATGACTAAGACTCATGAGGCACTCCATGCTGCACGGCCTGTCCTAAGCGAGCTGACTGCATCACAAGGGAGGCATCCACAATTCCCACGGCCTGGGCGACCCGTCCGGATTTCTCAAGCGGTTCGATGTGCTCAAAAAGATGACTAAGAGTCATGAGGCACTCCATGCTGCACAGCATGACCCAAACGGGCCAACTGCGTCTCAAGGGAGGCATCGACCAATCGTGTACTGGTATGCAAGAGACAACTCCCTCGTGGGAGTGAAGGAACCGCTTCAACGTTGATTGCGAAAGAGATATCTCGTTGTCCTGCGAGCTCGGCCTTGGCCGCTTCCAAGACACCGGCATCCAAGGGATGTGCCTGTATCACCACGCTCTCGGCGTCGCGCAACGCATTGATCCCAGCCTTAGCCTGAACGATGATCTGCTCCCGAGACGATTCAGCCGACTCATGCAGAATCTTGGAAGCCACTTGAAACGCCAACTCGACCACGTCCGCTTCCATCGTCTGCCGCACCGTTCCTCGCGCGAGGTCAAACTGTCTCGCGGCGTTGGTCAGCACGGCCAAGACCTGTCGACGTTCATCCTCTACGAGCTGTCGTCCCTCCGCCAATCCACGCTCGTACTCCCCAGGACCATCGGCTTCCCGAAACATGCCACCCTCATCAAAGGTATGAAAGGGTGTATTCTGTAGCCGGATCGCCCCAGACCGGACAGCCGCGTGCTTCACCACCGCATTGTCCCCGCGCGCCTGATGAACCGCCAACAAACGTCGAACTGTGGCACTGACCACTTCAGTCTGAAACGGCTTCAAGAAGAACTCGACAGCCCCTGCTTTCATCGCTCGCACGGCAAGCTCGATGGTGGCCGCTCCGGTCATCACCGCGCCGATGATCCGATTGTCCAGTTTCTGTACTTCTTCCAGGACGGCAATGCCGTCTCCATCCGGCAGCAACACGTCGACAATCATCAGAGTCGGCGCCATCTGCTTGACCATCGCCACCGCTTCCTGTCGGGAACCGGCAACACGGACATTGATACGCTCAGATCTGAAGAGTTCACGGAAGAGGTTCCGAATGCTTTCTTCATCATCGACGACAAGGACCGTCCCCTGCACTCTGGAGAGTCCCTGCCCCTGAGACGACATCGACGACATGGCCGCAGCTGCCACTAGAGCATCTCCTCTCCAACGCCGGCGATGACAATACGGCCTTCGTCCTCCAGCTTTCGGCAGACTTTGAGGATATTTTGTTGTGATTTTTCGACATCGGATACTTTAACCGGCCCCCTGGCTTCCATGTCATCCTTCAACATTTCCGCAGCACGACTCGACATATTCTTAAAGAATTTTTCCTTCACCTCCGGATTTGCGCCGCGCAGCGCCACCGGCAAATCTTCCTTGCTGATCTCCTTCATTAATTCCTGGATTCCACGATCGTCCACTTTCACCATGTCGTCGAATACGAACATCAGTGCCCGGATGTTATCGGCAAGCGTTTGACTCTTCTCCGTGATGCGTGCCATGATGCCGCCTTCGTTCGATTTATCCATTCGCATCAGAATATTGGCAATCACCTCAGCGCCTCCCACGCTATGTGCGCCGACCCCTTTGCCGGCCAGCAAGGTTTCTTGTAGCGTGTCGCTTAGTTCCTCCAGCACATCCGGCTGGACCTCTTCCATGGTTGCAAGCCGAAGCGCCACGTCCCCTCGCATCTCCTCCGGAAGCGCAGCCAGGACTTGACCGGCCTGGTCGCTCTCCAGATGTGCAAGGATCACAGCGACTGTTTGCGCATGTTCGATCTTCAACATTTGCGTGAGAGTTTTCACGTCAACCCACTTCAATGCCTCAATCCCGGGATAATTTTTCTGCGTCATGGACTCAATAATCCGCGCCGCTTTGTCTGCTCCCAAAGCCTTTGTCAGTACCGTTTTAATGAATTCTCGTCCTTGGAATTGAATGCCTCCGGCCGCGCTGGCCGCCTGGAAATCGGAAATGACCACTTCTTCGTCCTCTCGGGAGATCTGTGCGGTCCCGCTCATGAAGCTTCCCAGCTTCTTGATCTCCTTCGGATCCAGCTGCTTCATGACTTGGGCAGCCGCTTCCTCTCCGATCGCACGAAGCAGAATCGCCGCTTTTTGTTCACCGGTCAGAGTATTTGCCATCGCCAGACTCTAGCTTGGACTCTTCAACCATTCTTTGACCACCACAGCCGTCGCATCAGGGTTTTTTTTGGCCATATCAATGATCTGCGCTCGATCCGGCGTATTCGCCAACGTCGCTCCACCCGCTGGGTTCCCACCAGAAAGCTCGGCCACGGACGCCTCTGCCTGTGCCTGTTCTATATTTGTTCCCAACATGGCCAACAAGGGCCGCACGACAAACAAGAGAATCACGGCAAAGAGAAGTATCGCCACTCCGTATCGAAGATAGGGCATCCAGGGTTTCAACCCTTCTGAGGCAATTTCCGTCGTCCCCGCCTGCGGTTCCTCAGCCTCGGTCCCGAACTGCACGTTCACAACTTGCACCTGATCTTGCCGTTCAGCAGAAAAGCCCATCGCCTTCTTCACGATGTCTTCGATACGCTTGAGATCCTCTTCCGATCGCGGAACATACTTTCGCGCCGCAGCCGGAGCGTCCCCCGCCTGACCTTCAGCGGCCTTTGCCGCTTCATACACCCCGTCGACCAACACCGCGACCGACAGCTGCTTGATGGCACCGACAGGTTCCACAATTTTCGACACGGTGCGGCTGATCTCATAGTTGACCGTTTCGTTTTTTGTTTGACTGCTGTTTGAACTGGTTTGTGCCGGCTCAGCATCGGTTCCCGGCGGCACGTTGGACTGAACGCCGGGTACACCGCCACCAACCCCGTTGCTCCCATTGGACTTTTCTTGGCCTCGCTGTTCGCTTCTCACGACTTGGCTATTCGGATCATATCGCTCTTCCGTCGTCTCGATTTTTCTGAAATCCACGACACTCGACACACGAACAACGGCCTTATTGGGTCCGACGATCCGTTCCAACATCGTTTGGATACGCGTCTCGATGTCCTTTTCAATGCTGCGCTGATAATCGAGTTGCGTATTGGTCAGCCCGGCCGTCTCATCCGTCACCGTCGCCGACAGGAGACGCCCGTGTCCGTCCACCACGGTCACATCACGGGATTGAAGCCCTTCCACACTGCTCGATACCAAATGGATGACCCCTTGCACCTGTGCCGGCGAGAGTTGCTGCCCGCCACGAAGCGTGACGATCACAGAGGCTCTCGCCTTCTCCTGCTCACTCGCGAACAGTCGTCGCTCCGGCATGGCCAGATGGACGCGCGCCCGTTCCACTTCCGGCATCTGAGCGATGGTTCGCGCCAATTCTCCCTGCAATGCCCGACGATAATTCAACTTCTGAACAAATTCGGACATCCCAATTGAGGTCTTGTCGAAAATTTCAAATCCGACTCCACCGCCGTGGGGAAGCCCTTGGGTCGCAAGTTGCAATCGCAGGTCGTGAACCTGGTCGCTGGGCACCAGTACGGTTGAACCGCCGCCGGTCGTCTCGTACGGCACCTTAGTCTCTTTGAGCTTGTCGATAATGGCGGCGGCGTCTTCGCTGCCAAGGTGGGTGAACAGCACTTGCATGTCGGGCTGTTGCGTCCACAAGGCGATGGCGATCAGACCGGCAATGGATCCCGCCAAGGCGACGAGGATGATCATCCGTTGATTGATGGAAAACTTGGAGAACATGCCCACCCCTTACTCGTCAACCGAGACGACCGATCAGATTTGCATCCGTTGAATTTCCTCGTAGGCGGTCACGAGCTTATTTCTGACCTGCATCATCAATTGGAACGACACATCGGCTTGCTGCAGCGCAACCATGGTCCGATGAATGTCTTGCGTATCGCCGGTCATGAGCGCATCGACCGCTCGACCCGCTTCCTTTTGCGCATCGTTGACATTGCCGATCGCCGACTTGAGTGAATCCAGGAATCCTGGACCGCCTGTTTTTCCAGTCGTGCCCGTGGATCCAGTCGATGCCACATCGACAATAGGAGCGATGCCGGATGCCACACCAGTGATTGGCCCCATGATTACCTCCCGATTTCCAGCGCCTTGTTCCACATCGTGCGTGTCGCATTGATCGCCTGCACATTCGCTTCATACGCGCGCGACGCCCCGATCATATTCACCATTTCCTCCATCACATTGACGTTGGGAAGCCGGACGAATCCTTTTGGGTCGGCATCCGGATGGTGCGGATCATAGATCAGTTGCCCGGGCTTGGGATCTTCTTGCACCCGTGAGACAGAAACCCCTTCAAGCGCATGGGCCGATGGGCCCACGGCCACCTGCCGAAACGATCGCTGAAATGCACTGGGAACTGCCGTCGATCGAAAGACCACGTCCCGCCGCTTATACGGACCGCCGGACGGCGTTTTCGTCGACTGCGCGTTGGCGAGATTGCTGGCAATGACGTTGAGTCGTCGCCGTTGAGCGTCTAACCCGGAAACCGAAACTGCCAGACTGTCTGACATCTCCATGTGAACCTCCTCGGTATCAAGAATGACTCGTCAACCGTCTTCCCGCTGTGGAACACTCACTCAATCGTTATCGTCCCTCCCGTATGGCATTCAACAGCCCGTTGAACTTCTTCGCAAGAATGGTGGCAGCCGCGTTGTACTGCATGACGTTCTCAGACAACTTCGCCATCTCCAATTCGAGATTGACCGAGTTGGCATCGAGCGGAATGTCTCCGGCCGGCACCTCACCGAGCTTTCCCGTCACCGCCTGCACTCCTTCCGCCCCGTGAAGACCAAAATGCCGTGGCTGGGTCGCCGCCAAGACGATTGGGAGACGCCCCTTGTGCGCCGACTGCAATTGATCCATGAACGTCAGCTCCGAGGCTCGATATCCCGGAGTTTCTTCATTCGCGAGATTCGAGGCGATGACCCGTTGCCTGCCACTGCGAAGGTCAAGCGTGCGCTCCAGCAACCGCATCGTTCGATCGAAGATCGTCATGCTCTTTACTCCTTTCAGGGTGACACCCTATCGTCCTTGCAACCTGAGTGCCGATCTCCCTGTATAAACGTCACCCACGAGTGCTGCCCTAGGCCACATCCCTTGTGTTCAGCCCTCCCACCTCTTCAGAACTCTGTTGAGCACAGTGATTGCCTGGGACAATTTTGCCCATCGGCAATTGTGGTCACCCTCCCGGCATACTGGAGGCCGAGTGTTCACCCTCCCGATACTCCCGCAGTTTGTTACGGAG encodes the following:
- a CDS encoding response regulator; protein product: MAAAAMSSMSSQGQGLSRVQGTVLVVDDEESIRNLFRELFRSERINVRVAGSRQEAVAMVKQMAPTLMIVDVLLPDGDGIAVLEEVQKLDNRIIGAVMTGAATIELAVRAMKAGAVEFFLKPFQTEVVSATVRRLLAVHQARGDNAVVKHAAVRSGAIRLQNTPFHTFDEGGMFREADGPGEYERGLAEGRQLVEDERRQVLAVLTNAARQFDLARGTVRQTMEADVVELAFQVASKILHESAESSREQIIVQAKAGINALRDAESVVIQAHPLDAGVLEAAKAELAGQRDISFAINVEAVPSLPRGSCLLHTSTRLVDASLETQLARLGHAVQHGVPHDS
- the fliG gene encoding flagellar motor switch protein FliG gives rise to the protein MANTLTGEQKAAILLRAIGEEAAAQVMKQLDPKEIKKLGSFMSGTAQISREDEEVVISDFQAASAAGGIQFQGREFIKTVLTKALGADKAARIIESMTQKNYPGIEALKWVDVKTLTQMLKIEHAQTVAVILAHLESDQAGQVLAALPEEMRGDVALRLATMEEVQPDVLEELSDTLQETLLAGKGVGAHSVGGAEVIANILMRMDKSNEGGIMARITEKSQTLADNIRALMFVFDDMVKVDDRGIQELMKEISKEDLPVALRGANPEVKEKFFKNMSSRAAEMLKDDMEARGPVKVSDVEKSQQNILKVCRKLEDEGRIVIAGVGEEML
- the fliF gene encoding flagellar basal-body MS-ring/collar protein FliF; the protein is MFSKFSINQRMIILVALAGSIAGLIAIALWTQQPDMQVLFTHLGSEDAAAIIDKLKETKVPYETTGGGSTVLVPSDQVHDLRLQLATQGLPHGGGVGFEIFDKTSIGMSEFVQKLNYRRALQGELARTIAQMPEVERARVHLAMPERRLFASEQEKARASVIVTLRGGQQLSPAQVQGVIHLVSSSVEGLQSRDVTVVDGHGRLLSATVTDETAGLTNTQLDYQRSIEKDIETRIQTMLERIVGPNKAVVRVSSVVDFRKIETTEERYDPNSQVVRSEQRGQEKSNGSNGVGGGVPGVQSNVPPGTDAEPAQTSSNSSQTKNETVNYEISRTVSKIVEPVGAIKQLSVAVLVDGVYEAAKAAEGQAGDAPAAARKYVPRSEEDLKRIEDIVKKAMGFSAERQDQVQVVNVQFGTEAEEPQAGTTEIASEGLKPWMPYLRYGVAILLFAVILLFVVRPLLAMLGTNIEQAQAEASVAELSGGNPAGGATLANTPDRAQIIDMAKKNPDATAVVVKEWLKSPS
- the fliE gene encoding flagellar hook-basal body complex protein FliE; amino-acid sequence: MGPITGVASGIAPIVDVASTGSTGTTGKTGGPGFLDSLKSAIGNVNDAQKEAGRAVDALMTGDTQDIHRTMVALQQADVSFQLMMQVRNKLVTAYEEIQRMQI
- the flgC gene encoding flagellar basal body rod protein FlgC, whose protein sequence is MEMSDSLAVSVSGLDAQRRRLNVIASNLANAQSTKTPSGGPYKRRDVVFRSTAVPSAFQRSFRQVAVGPSAHALEGVSVSRVQEDPKPGQLIYDPHHPDADPKGFVRLPNVNVMEEMVNMIGASRAYEANVQAINATRTMWNKALEIGR
- the flgB gene encoding flagellar basal body rod protein FlgB; translation: MTIFDRTMRLLERTLDLRSGRQRVIASNLANEETPGYRASELTFMDQLQSAHKGRLPIVLAATQPRHFGLHGAEGVQAVTGKLGEVPAGDIPLDANSVNLELEMAKLSENVMQYNAAATILAKKFNGLLNAIREGR